In a single window of the Leisingera daeponensis DSM 23529 genome:
- a CDS encoding MFS transporter, with amino-acid sequence MQAGLVLLCLAYVLSQFFRAFLAVLSGVLGQDIGAAPDDLAFASGMWFLSFAAMQLPVGWALDHAGPRRTAALLLLLGGGGGAALFAAATAPLHVSIAMFLIGIGCSPVLMASYYIFARQYPPARFATLAALMLGVGSAGNLVASYPTALAVDLFGWRGTLAGLAAVSVAVAAGIFLTVSDPDKPDGELKGSVLDLLKMPAMWAIFPLMLVAYAPSGALRGLWIGPYLSDLYGLSTQAVGLATLVMGAAMIAGTFAYGPLDRVLGTRKWVILGGNLLACAALGGLIMATGAPVWVPVAMMAAVGFFGASFPVIMAHGRAFVPPHLAGRGVTLLNLFGIGGVGIMQFATGRIHAEMAGADPALPYTAIFGFFLLCLAAGCLIYLLSRDSMD; translated from the coding sequence ATGCAGGCGGGATTGGTCTTGTTGTGCCTGGCCTATGTGCTGAGCCAGTTTTTCCGCGCCTTTCTGGCGGTGCTGTCGGGAGTGCTGGGGCAGGACATCGGCGCGGCGCCGGATGATCTGGCGTTTGCCTCGGGCATGTGGTTCCTGTCCTTTGCGGCGATGCAGCTGCCGGTGGGCTGGGCGCTGGACCATGCGGGCCCGCGCCGGACCGCGGCGCTGCTGCTGCTGCTGGGCGGCGGCGGCGGGGCGGCGCTGTTTGCCGCGGCCACGGCGCCCCTGCATGTGAGCATCGCGATGTTCCTGATCGGCATCGGCTGCTCGCCGGTGCTGATGGCGTCCTATTACATCTTTGCCCGCCAGTACCCGCCCGCCCGCTTTGCCACCCTGGCGGCGCTGATGCTGGGGGTGGGGTCGGCCGGCAATCTGGTGGCCTCTTACCCGACGGCGCTGGCGGTGGACCTGTTCGGCTGGCGCGGTACCCTGGCGGGGCTGGCGGCGGTCTCGGTTGCGGTGGCGGCGGGGATATTCCTGACTGTGAGCGACCCGGACAAGCCCGACGGCGAACTCAAGGGATCGGTGCTGGATCTGCTGAAGATGCCGGCAATGTGGGCGATCTTTCCGCTGATGCTGGTGGCCTATGCGCCCTCGGGCGCGCTGCGGGGGCTGTGGATCGGGCCCTATCTGAGCGATCTGTACGGGCTCAGCACCCAGGCCGTGGGGCTGGCGACGCTGGTGATGGGCGCGGCGATGATTGCGGGCACCTTTGCCTATGGGCCGCTGGACCGGGTGCTGGGCACCCGCAAATGGGTGATCCTGGGCGGCAACCTGCTGGCCTGCGCGGCCCTGGGGGGGCTGATCATGGCCACAGGCGCGCCGGTCTGGGTGCCGGTTGCGATGATGGCGGCGGTGGGGTTTTTCGGAGCCTCCTTCCCGGTGATCATGGCGCATGGCCGGGCCTTTGTGCCGCCGCATCTGGCGGGGCGCGGGGTGACCCTGCTGAACCTGTTCGGCATTGGCGGAGTGGGAATCATGCAGTTTGCGACCGGGCGCATTCACGCGGAAATGGCGGGAGCCGATCCGGCTTTGCCCTACACCGCCATTTTCGGCTTCTTTCTGCTATGCTTGGCCGCGGGATGCTTAATTTATCTGCTCAGCCGCGACAGCATGGACTGA
- a CDS encoding carbonic anhydrase produces MEFAKPLPSYLVTRYHGWKATSYEENQGWYRRLATEGQRPRAMVISCCDSRVHVTSIFGADQGEFFIHRNIANLVPPYAPDGDHHGTSAAVEYAVTALKVAHLIVLGHSQCGGVQGCIDMCKGQAPQLEQKTSFVGRWMDILKPKFEGVEDIQDPVEQARQFERQAVVASLENLMTFPFIESAVKAGELSLHGLWTDIGEGGLECYDPKAGTFAPV; encoded by the coding sequence ATGGAATTTGCCAAACCCCTGCCCAGTTATCTGGTGACCCGGTATCATGGGTGGAAGGCCACATCCTATGAGGAGAATCAGGGCTGGTACCGCCGCCTGGCGACCGAAGGCCAGCGGCCGCGGGCGATGGTGATCTCCTGCTGCGACAGCCGGGTGCATGTGACTTCGATCTTCGGGGCCGACCAGGGCGAGTTCTTCATTCACCGCAATATTGCCAACCTGGTGCCGCCCTATGCGCCCGATGGCGACCATCACGGCACCTCGGCGGCGGTGGAATACGCCGTGACCGCGCTGAAGGTGGCGCATCTGATCGTGCTGGGCCATTCCCAGTGCGGCGGCGTGCAGGGCTGCATCGACATGTGCAAGGGCCAGGCGCCGCAGCTGGAACAGAAGACCAGTTTCGTCGGCCGCTGGATGGACATCCTGAAGCCCAAATTCGAAGGGGTTGAGGACATCCAGGATCCGGTTGAACAGGCACGCCAGTTCGAGCGTCAGGCGGTTGTCGCCTCGCTGGAGAACCTGATGACCTTCCCGTTCATCGAATCGGCGGTGAAGGCGGGTGAGCTGAGTCTGCACGGGCTGTGGACCGACATCGGCGAGGGCGGTCTGGAATGCTATGACCCCAAGGCGGGCACTTTCGCCCCGGTCTGA
- a CDS encoding TetR/AcrR family transcriptional regulator, with amino-acid sequence MNQQASVLRTGRKFDQVLEGAREVFLADGFEGASVDNIAKAAGVSKATLYSYFPDKRVLFMEVVRSACVQQADASLELAPGSRGPREVLRAAAERVHGVLLGGFSLQLFRIFVAEADRFPELGPMFYESGPMTLHGEIQTYMEAAAARGELKIEDADLAAAQFIELCKADVFLRFLFKIDTEFTEAERERVISGAIDTFLARFGA; translated from the coding sequence ATGAACCAGCAAGCCAGCGTCCTGCGCACCGGCCGGAAATTCGACCAGGTCCTGGAGGGCGCGCGCGAGGTGTTCCTGGCGGATGGATTTGAGGGCGCCAGCGTCGACAATATCGCCAAGGCGGCGGGAGTCTCAAAGGCGACGCTTTACAGCTATTTCCCTGACAAGCGGGTGCTGTTCATGGAGGTGGTGCGCTCGGCCTGCGTGCAGCAGGCGGACGCTTCGCTGGAGCTGGCGCCGGGCAGCCGCGGGCCGCGGGAGGTGCTGCGGGCGGCGGCGGAGCGGGTGCACGGGGTGCTGCTGGGCGGCTTCAGCCTGCAGCTGTTCCGCATCTTCGTGGCCGAGGCCGACCGGTTCCCGGAGCTGGGGCCGATGTTCTACGAAAGCGGCCCGATGACGCTGCACGGGGAGATCCAGACCTATATGGAGGCCGCTGCGGCGCGCGGCGAGCTGAAGATCGAAGATGCGGATCTGGCCGCCGCGCAATTCATCGAGCTGTGCAAGGCCGATGTGTTCCTGCGGTTCCTGTTCAAGATCGACACCGAGTTCACCGAGGCCGAGCGCGAGCGGGTGATCAGCGGCGCGATCGACACGTTCCTGGCGCGGTTCGGCGCCTGA
- a CDS encoding leucyl aminopeptidase family protein → MPPVFAAAGADACPVHVIASDTFDSWLSGQPQRVQAWATAHGFTGACGQALAVPGADGAVEMALAGYGSAAQRARRRFVLAEAAQKLPAGRYRIASGLPQADAAAESLGWLLTGYRFGRYKEGKDETAMLAAPDGVDAAAVESLAAAECLTRDLINTPASDMGPAELQAAAETLAEEFGADISTILGEDLLAQNFPLIHTVGRASDRAPRLIDLRWGGSGPKLTLVGKGVCFDTGGLNLKPGSSMALMKKDMGGAANVLGLARMIMAAGLDLQLRVLIPAVENSVSGPAFRPGDVLTSRKGLTVEVNNTDAEGRLVLADALALAAEDAPDLLISMATLTGAARVAVGPDLSPFYTDHDGDAAALAVSAARAADPVWRLPFHEPYEAMIEPDIADLDNAPSGGFAGSITAALFLRRFAGGARYMHFDIYGWTPAAAPGRPKGGALQGARALFAALPDMLEL, encoded by the coding sequence ATGCCGCCAGTATTTGCCGCAGCCGGCGCGGACGCCTGCCCTGTGCATGTGATCGCAAGCGACACTTTCGACAGCTGGCTCTCGGGCCAGCCGCAGCGTGTTCAGGCCTGGGCAACGGCGCATGGGTTTACCGGCGCCTGCGGCCAGGCTCTGGCAGTGCCGGGCGCCGATGGCGCGGTTGAGATGGCCCTGGCCGGATACGGCAGCGCCGCCCAGCGCGCGCGCCGCCGTTTCGTGCTGGCCGAAGCCGCGCAGAAACTGCCCGCGGGCCGTTACCGGATCGCCTCCGGCCTGCCGCAGGCGGACGCCGCGGCCGAGTCGCTGGGCTGGCTGCTGACCGGCTACCGCTTCGGCCGCTACAAGGAAGGCAAGGACGAGACCGCCATGCTGGCGGCCCCCGATGGGGTGGATGCCGCCGCCGTCGAATCGCTGGCCGCCGCTGAATGCCTGACCCGCGACCTGATCAACACGCCCGCCTCCGACATGGGCCCGGCAGAACTTCAGGCCGCGGCGGAAACCCTGGCCGAAGAGTTCGGCGCAGACATCTCCACGATTCTCGGCGAGGACCTGCTGGCGCAGAATTTCCCGCTGATCCACACCGTCGGCCGCGCCTCGGACCGCGCGCCGCGGCTGATCGACCTGCGCTGGGGCGGCAGCGGCCCCAAGCTGACCCTGGTGGGCAAGGGCGTCTGCTTTGACACCGGCGGGCTGAACCTGAAACCCGGCAGCAGCATGGCGCTGATGAAAAAGGACATGGGCGGCGCCGCCAACGTCCTGGGCCTTGCCCGCATGATCATGGCCGCCGGGCTGGATTTGCAGCTCAGGGTGCTGATTCCGGCGGTCGAAAATTCCGTCTCCGGCCCCGCCTTCCGCCCCGGCGACGTGCTGACATCGCGCAAGGGGCTGACGGTGGAGGTCAACAACACCGATGCCGAGGGCCGGCTGGTGCTGGCCGATGCGCTGGCCCTGGCGGCGGAGGACGCGCCGGACCTGCTGATCTCCATGGCCACCCTGACCGGCGCTGCCCGGGTTGCGGTCGGCCCGGACCTGTCGCCGTTCTACACGGACCACGATGGCGACGCCGCGGCGCTTGCGGTCAGCGCCGCCCGCGCCGCCGACCCGGTCTGGCGGCTGCCGTTCCACGAACCTTACGAGGCGATGATCGAACCGGACATCGCCGACCTCGACAACGCGCCCTCCGGCGGCTTTGCCGGCTCGATCACCGCCGCCCTGTTCCTGCGCCGCTTTGCAGGCGGCGCCCGCTACATGCATTTCGACATCTACGGCTGGACCCCCGCCGCCGCGCCGGGCCGGCCCAAGGGCGGCGCCCTGCAGGGGGCCCGCGCCCTCTTTGCCGCGCTGCCTGATATGCTGGAGCTGTGA
- a CDS encoding C40 family peptidase: MTDRRRLPMNARVAAAHLKDAPEDLRKVTGTAARIGVPVADLLRAPDGARDRQLVYGEPVTVYEEQGGWSFLQAAKDGYTGYVPSASLTAPFEATHWVSAPATHAYSADDFKSPDTHALSHGSRVQVLGGTGRFLQTNLGFIPARHLAPLGVHPGDPAAVADLFLGTPYLWGGNSRFGIDCSGLVQAALLACGTPCPGDSDMQEAELGSPAPAADYRRGDLLFWRGHVAMVRDADTLIHANAHDMAVAIEPIAAAIARIAAQGDGPVTAHKRLE; encoded by the coding sequence ATGACCGACCGCCGCCGCTTGCCGATGAACGCCCGGGTGGCTGCCGCGCATCTGAAAGACGCGCCGGAAGACCTTAGGAAGGTGACAGGCACCGCCGCCCGCATCGGGGTGCCGGTGGCGGACCTCCTGCGCGCGCCGGACGGTGCCCGCGACCGCCAGCTGGTCTATGGCGAGCCGGTCACGGTGTATGAGGAGCAGGGCGGCTGGTCCTTCCTGCAGGCGGCCAAGGATGGCTATACCGGCTATGTGCCCAGCGCCAGCCTGACGGCCCCCTTCGAGGCGACCCATTGGGTCAGCGCCCCTGCCACCCATGCCTACAGCGCGGATGACTTCAAGTCCCCCGACACCCACGCCCTCAGCCACGGCAGCCGGGTGCAGGTGCTGGGCGGCACAGGCCGGTTCCTGCAGACCAACCTGGGCTTCATCCCGGCCCGCCACCTCGCCCCGCTGGGCGTCCATCCGGGGGATCCGGCGGCGGTGGCGGACCTGTTCCTCGGCACGCCCTACCTCTGGGGCGGCAACAGCCGCTTTGGCATTGACTGCTCCGGCCTGGTGCAGGCGGCGCTGCTGGCCTGCGGCACCCCCTGCCCCGGCGACAGCGACATGCAGGAGGCCGAGCTGGGCAGCCCGGCACCCGCCGCAGACTACCGGCGCGGCGACCTGCTGTTCTGGAGGGGCCATGTTGCGATGGTGCGGGATGCGGACACCCTGATCCACGCCAATGCACACGACATGGCGGTGGCGATTGAACCGATCGCGGCGGCCATCGCGCGGATCGCGGCCCAGGGCGACGGCCCGGTCACCGCGCATAAAAGGCTGGAATAA
- a CDS encoding DUF2794 domain-containing protein, whose translation MSFDQVQPFPGSPIPQQVAFDRRELSVIMTLYGRMVAAGEWRDYGISSLRDLAVFSVFRRTAEHPLYRIEKRPKLRQRQGQYSVVGMDGHILKRGADLKTVLRVLERKLIRSVE comes from the coding sequence ATGAGCTTTGATCAGGTGCAGCCTTTTCCCGGATCTCCTATACCTCAGCAAGTCGCGTTTGACCGCCGCGAACTGTCGGTCATCATGACGTTATACGGACGGATGGTGGCGGCGGGGGAATGGCGCGATTACGGGATTTCTTCCTTGCGTGATCTGGCAGTCTTCTCCGTCTTCCGGCGCACGGCAGAGCATCCGCTCTACCGGATCGAAAAACGCCCCAAGCTGCGGCAGCGGCAGGGGCAGTATTCGGTGGTCGGCATGGACGGGCATATCCTGAAGCGCGGGGCGGATCTGAAGACCGTGCTGAGGGTGCTGGAGCGCAAGCTGATCCGCTCCGTGGAGTAG
- a CDS encoding DUF3095 domain-containing protein, producing MTTDSFYNSLPKVRSFDSLSAPDAFAPLPPDWHLCCTDIVNSTALIAAGRYKTVNMIGAAVIAAMRNALEGEAFPYIFGGDGAAFAVPPRHRETAERVLAALRGWTGAEFGVTLRAAMVPLRGIRAEGMDVAIARYAVSDQADFAMFSGGGLAWAEAQMKAGAFEVPPDPQAAPPDLSGLSCRWSNTPARNGVILSVVVQPAPGTDPQAFARFSSRLLALAGELKDNGHPVPDTGPKLGFPPAGLALEARSSRGKTPLILRKLYLLAHSALAGLIFLAKRPAGGFDPVHYLSVLKAHSDFRKFDDGLKMTLDCTPEIRGRIRRHLEQAAEAGLVQFGLHEQDAALVTCIVPSPVEDSHVHFVDGAAGGYTQAAANLAAAFGVSKGTP from the coding sequence ATGACAACGGACAGTTTTTACAACAGCCTCCCCAAGGTCCGCAGCTTTGACAGCCTGTCCGCCCCGGACGCATTTGCGCCGCTGCCGCCGGACTGGCATCTGTGCTGCACCGATATCGTGAACTCCACCGCGCTGATTGCCGCGGGCCGCTACAAGACCGTGAACATGATCGGCGCCGCGGTGATTGCCGCGATGCGCAATGCGCTGGAGGGCGAGGCGTTCCCCTATATCTTCGGCGGCGACGGTGCCGCCTTTGCGGTGCCGCCGCGCCACCGGGAGACCGCTGAGCGCGTTCTGGCCGCCTTGCGCGGCTGGACCGGGGCGGAATTCGGCGTCACCCTGCGCGCCGCCATGGTGCCGCTGCGCGGGATCCGGGCAGAGGGGATGGACGTCGCCATCGCCCGCTATGCCGTGTCGGATCAGGCCGATTTCGCGATGTTCAGCGGCGGCGGGCTGGCCTGGGCCGAGGCGCAGATGAAAGCGGGCGCCTTCGAAGTGCCGCCGGACCCGCAGGCCGCACCGCCCGATCTCTCCGGCCTCTCCTGCCGCTGGAGCAACACGCCCGCCCGCAATGGCGTTATCCTGTCGGTGGTCGTGCAGCCTGCGCCGGGCACGGACCCGCAGGCGTTTGCCCGATTCTCCTCCCGCCTGCTGGCTCTGGCAGGAGAACTGAAGGACAACGGCCATCCGGTCCCGGATACCGGGCCCAAACTCGGCTTCCCGCCCGCCGGGCTGGCGCTGGAGGCGCGATCCTCGCGCGGCAAAACCCCTCTGATTTTACGGAAGCTTTATCTTTTGGCGCACAGCGCCCTCGCCGGGCTGATCTTCCTTGCCAAACGGCCCGCTGGCGGGTTCGACCCGGTGCATTACCTGTCCGTGCTCAAGGCCCATTCGGATTTCCGCAAGTTCGACGACGGCCTGAAGATGACGCTGGACTGCACGCCAGAGATCCGCGGCCGGATCCGCCGGCATCTGGAGCAGGCGGCAGAGGCCGGGCTGGTGCAGTTCGGCCTGCACGAACAGGACGCCGCCCTGGTCACCTGCATCGTGCCCTCCCCGGTTGAGGACAGCCACGTGCATTTTGTCGACGGGGCGGCAGGCGGCTATACGCAAGCAGCCGCCAATCTGGCGGCTGCATTTGGTGTCAGCAAAGGGACGCCCTGA
- a CDS encoding aspartate-semialdehyde dehydrogenase: MGYRIAVVGATGNVGREMLNILAERQFPVDEVAALASRKSLGTEVSFGDKTLTTKDLDTFDFAGWDMALFAIGSDATKKYAPKAAGAGCVVIDNSSLYRYDPEIPLIVPEVNPQAVHDYKNKNIIANPNCSTAQMVVALKPLHDRARIKRVVVSTYQSVSGSGKDAIDELWDQTKAVYNPTQDVPPKVYPKQIAFNVIPHIDVFLDDGSTKEEWKMVAETKKIVDPKIKVTATCVRVPVFVGHSESVNIEFEDFLDEDEARDILREAPGIMVIDKREAGGYVTPVECVGDFATFISRIRQDSTIDNGINLWCVSDNLRKGAALNAVQIAELLGREVLKKG, encoded by the coding sequence ATGGGTTACCGCATCGCCGTTGTCGGTGCCACGGGCAACGTGGGCCGCGAAATGCTGAACATCCTGGCCGAGCGCCAGTTCCCCGTGGACGAGGTCGCTGCGCTGGCAAGCCGCAAGTCTCTCGGCACTGAAGTCAGCTTTGGCGATAAGACACTCACTACCAAGGATCTGGACACCTTCGATTTTGCCGGCTGGGACATGGCGCTGTTCGCCATCGGCTCTGACGCGACCAAGAAATACGCGCCCAAGGCGGCAGGCGCCGGCTGTGTGGTGATCGACAACTCGTCGCTGTACCGCTACGACCCGGAAATCCCGCTGATCGTGCCGGAAGTGAACCCGCAGGCGGTTCACGATTACAAGAACAAGAACATCATCGCCAACCCCAACTGCTCTACCGCGCAGATGGTTGTCGCGCTGAAGCCGCTGCATGACCGCGCGCGGATCAAGCGCGTTGTGGTGTCGACCTACCAGTCGGTGTCCGGCTCCGGCAAGGACGCGATTGACGAGCTGTGGGATCAGACCAAGGCGGTCTATAACCCGACCCAGGACGTGCCGCCGAAAGTCTATCCCAAGCAGATCGCCTTCAACGTCATTCCGCATATCGACGTCTTCCTCGACGACGGCTCGACCAAGGAAGAGTGGAAGATGGTGGCCGAGACCAAGAAGATCGTCGACCCGAAGATCAAGGTCACTGCCACCTGCGTCCGGGTGCCGGTTTTCGTCGGCCACTCTGAATCCGTGAACATCGAGTTCGAGGACTTCCTGGACGAGGATGAGGCCCGTGACATCCTGCGCGAGGCGCCCGGCATCATGGTGATCGACAAGCGCGAAGCCGGCGGCTACGTGACCCCGGTGGAATGCGTTGGCGATTTCGCCACTTTCATCAGCCGCATCCGCCAGGATTCGACCATCGACAACGGCATCAACCTGTGGTGCGTCAGCGACAACCTGCGCAAGGGCGCGGCGCTGAACGCGGTGCAGATTGCCGAACTGCTGGGCCGCGAGGTCCTGAAGAAAGGCTGA
- the mbfA gene encoding iron exporter MbfA: protein MRFFTQRKHFSDLTGQEILALAIASEEDDARIYRSYAARLRADYPATAAMFDGMAAEEDEHRAQLIALHADRFGPAIPLIRREHVAGYYARRPVWLMENLSLDRIRDEARAMERDAERFYTAAAARTQDAATRKLLGDLAAAEAGHQARAGTLQEAHLDDGTRDDEDRAAHRQFVLTWVQPGLAGLMDGSVSTLAPIFATAFATQDTWTTFLVGMAASVGAGISMGFTEAASDDGELSGRGSPVKRGLASGIMTTVGGLGHALPYLIPEFWTATTLALLIVFVELWAIAWIQNKFMQTPFWRATMQVVLGGALVLGAGALIGSG, encoded by the coding sequence ATGCGGTTTTTTACTCAGCGCAAGCACTTTTCGGACCTGACCGGGCAGGAGATCCTGGCCCTTGCAATCGCCTCCGAGGAGGACGATGCGCGCATCTACCGCAGCTATGCGGCGCGGCTGCGGGCGGACTACCCGGCAACTGCGGCGATGTTCGACGGCATGGCCGCGGAGGAGGATGAGCACCGCGCCCAGCTGATTGCCCTGCACGCAGACAGGTTCGGCCCGGCGATCCCGCTGATCCGGCGCGAGCATGTGGCAGGCTATTACGCCCGCCGCCCGGTCTGGCTGATGGAAAACCTGAGCCTGGACCGCATCCGCGACGAGGCCCGCGCGATGGAGCGCGACGCCGAACGCTTCTACACCGCCGCCGCCGCCCGCACGCAGGACGCCGCCACCCGCAAGCTGTTGGGCGATCTCGCCGCCGCCGAGGCAGGCCACCAGGCCCGCGCCGGCACGCTGCAGGAGGCGCATCTGGACGACGGCACCCGCGACGATGAGGACCGCGCCGCCCACCGCCAGTTCGTGCTGACCTGGGTGCAGCCGGGGCTTGCTGGGCTGATGGACGGCTCGGTCTCCACCCTGGCGCCGATCTTTGCAACCGCCTTTGCCACCCAGGACACCTGGACCACCTTCCTGGTCGGCATGGCGGCCTCGGTCGGGGCGGGCATCTCGATGGGCTTTACCGAGGCGGCCTCGGATGATGGCGAACTCTCGGGCCGCGGCTCCCCCGTCAAGCGCGGACTGGCCTCCGGCATCATGACCACCGTCGGCGGCCTCGGCCACGCCCTGCCCTACCTGATCCCGGAATTCTGGACCGCCACCACGCTGGCGCTCCTGATCGTGTTTGTGGAGCTTTGGGCCATCGCCTGGATCCAGAACAAATTCATGCAAACCCCCTTCTGGCGCGCCACCATGCAGGTGGTGCTGGGCGGCGCGCTGGTGCTGGGCGCCGGCGCCCTGATCGGCAGCGGCTAG
- a CDS encoding ArsR/SmtB family transcription factor → MITPRFDILGQALSDASRTQMLCELMEGRAYTNKELAAAAGVTPQTASAHLRLLQDAGLVVAQKRGRCVYHRLAGAEVAHALEQLAAIAPADSLHRAQQRKAGGLAQLRSCYDHLAGPLAVAMTRALLDRGLLVEAHGAFRAEPAAEWLKLGVVLPERPGRQPFARPCLDWTERKLHVAGPLGRQILDHALDSGWVTRHRQKRGLMLTAPGRVALEQILGLRCGALAEA, encoded by the coding sequence ATGATCACACCGCGTTTCGACATTCTGGGCCAGGCCCTCAGCGACGCCAGCCGCACGCAGATGCTGTGCGAGCTGATGGAGGGGCGCGCCTATACCAACAAGGAGCTGGCGGCGGCTGCGGGCGTGACGCCGCAGACCGCCTCGGCGCATCTGCGGCTGCTGCAGGACGCCGGGCTGGTGGTGGCACAAAAGCGCGGCCGCTGCGTTTATCACCGGCTGGCAGGCGCGGAGGTGGCGCATGCGCTGGAGCAGCTGGCGGCGATTGCGCCTGCGGACAGCCTGCACCGCGCCCAGCAGCGCAAGGCGGGCGGGCTGGCGCAGCTGCGCAGCTGTTACGACCATCTGGCCGGGCCGCTGGCGGTGGCGATGACCCGGGCCTTGCTGGACCGGGGACTGCTGGTGGAGGCGCACGGCGCCTTTCGCGCCGAACCCGCCGCGGAGTGGCTGAAACTGGGGGTGGTGCTGCCGGAGCGGCCGGGCCGCCAGCCCTTTGCCCGGCCTTGCCTGGACTGGACCGAGCGCAAGCTGCATGTGGCCGGGCCACTGGGGCGGCAGATCCTGGATCACGCGCTGGACAGCGGCTGGGTCACGCGGCACCGGCAAAAGCGCGGGCTGATGCTGACGGCGCCGGGGCGGGTGGCCTTGGAGCAGATTCTGGGCCTGCGCTGCGGCGCGCTGGCGGAGGCCTGA
- a CDS encoding c-type cytochrome, whose translation MTSFRLHKAAALVVVITALAIGSTAPVTARDSSSTSKHVAKRIALMTSQKAAMDVLTGMAAGRSTFDRSQARAARKQLIKSTGSIRKHFRKPHLDPRSNARPLIWHAWKDFKARAGTAEAAAKDLNTGSLSGLRRTLPGLMQSCLSCHETYRSTPNSFTTH comes from the coding sequence GTGACATCTTTCCGCCTGCACAAAGCCGCGGCCCTGGTCGTGGTGATCACCGCGCTGGCCATCGGCAGCACCGCCCCGGTGACCGCCCGGGACAGCAGCAGCACCAGCAAGCATGTGGCCAAGCGGATTGCGCTGATGACCTCGCAAAAGGCCGCCATGGACGTGCTGACCGGCATGGCTGCCGGGCGCAGCACCTTTGACCGCAGCCAGGCGCGCGCGGCCCGCAAGCAGCTGATCAAATCCACCGGCAGCATCCGCAAGCACTTCCGCAAGCCGCACCTGGACCCGCGGTCCAACGCCCGGCCGCTGATCTGGCACGCGTGGAAGGATTTCAAGGCCCGCGCCGGCACCGCCGAAGCCGCGGCCAAGGACCTCAACACCGGCTCGCTCAGCGGTCTGCGCCGCACCCTGCCCGGCCTGATGCAAAGCTGCCTCAGCTGCCACGAAACCTATCGCAGCACGCCCAACAGCTTCACAACCCACTGA